The following are from one region of the Corylus avellana chromosome ca1, CavTom2PMs-1.0 genome:
- the LOC132169292 gene encoding exopolygalacturonase-like has translation MSPHDFGSRLLLVVSIFCFNGVFGSGRGTKVAAISGLQGIESQKSSLLHHKGRRSGLFDVMSFGARADGQTDDTRAFRAAWKEACKSSGSVHLLIPKGTYLIGPIKFAGPCNNVSSLTFYLKGYLKATTDLSKYGFSAGWIEFRWVDGLTLTGGGTFDGQGAKAWPSNNCPTHSKCILLPTNLKFMAMNKTVVRGITSLNSKFFHMALVGCKNFKGNNINISAPANSPNTDGIHIERSSSVYFSGAHIGTGDDCISIGQGNSQVTISSVICGPGHGISVGSLGRYRNEGDVSGLVVRDCTMTGTSNGIRIKTWANSPGRSAATNMTFENIVMNNVTNPIIIDQAYCPFSSCTSMAPSGVKISDIYFKNIRGTSSSKVAVALECSKGMPCQNIYLEDVHLDLSSGEKHATSTCKNVKAKYIGTQIPPPCT, from the exons ATGAGCCCTCATGACTTTGGTAGCAGATTGCTTTTGGTTGTTTCCATCTTTTGTTTCAATGGTGTTTTTGGCAGCGGGAGAGGGACAAAAGTAGCAGCAATTTCAGGTTTGCAAGGCATTGAATCGCAGAAAAGCAGCCTTTTACATCACAAAGGAAGGAGATCTGGTTTATTTGATGTCATGAGCTTTGGGGCTCGAGCAGATGGCCAGACTGACGATACTAGG GCCTTCAGAGCAGCATGGAAGGAGGCATGTAAGTCCTCAGGTTCAGTACATCTTCTGATACCAAAAGGGACATACTTGATTGGCCCCATCAAGTTTGCAGGCCCATGCAATAATGTATCATCTCTGACTTTTTATCTGAAG GGTTATTTGAAGGCTACAACAGACTTGTCAAAGTATGGATTCAGTGCTGGTTGGATTGAATTTAGATGGGTGGATGGGCTAACCTTGACCGGAGGTGGGACCTTTGATGGCCAAGGTGCCAAAGCCTGGCCTTCCAATAACTGCCCCACTCATTCCAAATGCATACTTCTTCCAACT AATTTGAAATTCATGGCCATGAATAAGACAGTTGTCAGAGGCATAACTTCGCTGAATAGCAAGTTCTTTCACATGGCTCTTGTGGGGTGCAAGAACTTCAAAGGCAATAACATCAACATTTCAGCCCCAGCAAACAGTCCTAACACTGATGGCATCCACATTGAGCGAAGCTCTAGTGTCTATTTTTCTGGAGCACACATAGGTACAGGTGATGACTGCATCTCAATCGGGCAAGGAAATTCTCAAGTCACTATCTCAAGCGTTATCTGTGGACCCGGTCACGGCATTAG CGTCGGAAGTTTGGGAAGATATCGGAACGAGGGAGATGTAAGCGGACTTGTGGTCAGAGATTGTACAATGACAGGCACCTCAAATGGCATTAGGATCAAGACATGGGCCAACTCTCCAGGAAGAAGTGCCGCCACCAACATGACATTTGAGAACATTGTCATGAATAATGTGACCAATCCCATTATAATAGATCAAGCATATTGTCCATTCTCCTCTTGCACTtcaatg GCACCATCTGGAGTGAAGATCAGTGACATATATTTTAAGAACATTAGAGGGACCTCATCGTCGAAGGTAGCAGTGGCATTGGAATGCAGCAAAGGGATGCCATGCCAGAATATTTACCTTGAAGATGTTCACTTGGACCTGTCATCAGGGGAGAAACATGCCACTTCCACTTGCAAAAATGTTAAAGCTAAATACATTGGCACCCAAATCCCTCCGCCCTGTACTTAG
- the LOC132184319 gene encoding damage-control phosphatase At2g17340-like, translated as MESASEMVAFPLLTTPIESNYRACTIPYRFPSDNPRKPTPTELAWIDLFLNSIPSFKKRAESDPTVRDANTKAEMFARRYSEMLEDFKKDPEAHGGPPDCTLMCRLREQILRELGFKDIFKKVKDEENAKAISLFAGVVRLNDAIEDGGKRIENLVRGVLAGNIFDLGSAQLAEVFSKDGMSFLASCQNLVPRPWVIDDLDNFKLKWSKKSWKKAIIFVDNSGADIILGILPFARELLRRGTKVVLAANDLPSINDVTYPELVDIISKLKDEHGQLMGVDTSNLLIANSGNDLPVIDLTRVSQELAYLASDADLVILEGMGRGIETNLYAQFKCDSLKIGMVKHSEVAQFLGGRLYDCVFKYNEVQSL; from the exons ATGGAGAGCGCGTCGGAAATGGTGGCATTTCCGCTCCTAACGACGCCGATCGAGTCGAATTACAGAGCGTGCACGATTCCCTACCGGTTCCCCTCCGATAACCCCCGCAAGCCCACCCCGACGGAGCTTGCTTGGATCGACCTCTTCCTCAATTCCATTCCCTCTTTCAA GAAACGAGCAGAGAGTGATCCTACAGTTCGTGATGCTAATACTAAAGCTGAAATGTTCGCTCGGAG GTATTCTGAAATGCTTGAGGACTTCAAGAAAGATCCTGAGGCTCATGGAGGGCCACCTGATTGCACT CTTATGTGCAGACTTCGTGAGCAAATCCTTAGAGAATTAGGATTCAAGGATATATTCAAGAAAGTGAAG GATGAAGAGAATGCAAAGGCTATATCCCTATTTGCGGGTGTCGTTCGTCTTAATGATGCCATTGAAGATGGAGGCAAGCGTATAGAGAATCTGGTGAGAGGAGTATTGGCGGGAAACATATTCGATCTTGGTTCTGCACAG CTTGCAGAGGTTTTCTCAAAGGATGGAATGTCCTTTTTAGCTAGTTGTCAAAATCTTGTCCCTCGACCTTGGGTTATTGATGACTTGGACAATTTCAAACTGAAATGGAGCAAGAAATCTTGGAAGAAG GCTATCATTTTTGTTGATAATTCTGGTGCAGATATCATTTTGGGTATTTTGCCATTTGCAAGAGAATTACTACGACGTGGCACGAAG GTTGTTTTGGCAGCCAATGACTTGCCTTCTATAAATGATGTAACTTACCCTGAACTGGTTGACATTATATCAAAG CTGAAGGATGAACACGGGCAGCTTATGGGTGTTGATACGTCAAATCTTTTAATTGCCAATTCTGGCAATGATTTGCCG GTTATTGATCTTACAAGAGTTTCACAAGAGCTCGCCTATCTAGCAAGTGATGCAGACCTGGTTATCTTGGAAGGGATG GGTCGTGGAATAGAGACAAACCTTTATGCTCAATTTAAGTGTGATTCCCTCAAGATTGGGATG GTGAAACATTCAGAGGTCGCCCAGTTTCTTGGAGGACGGCTTTATGATTGTGTCTTTAAATACAATGAAGTTCAaagtttataa
- the LOC132169300 gene encoding exopolygalacturonase-like: MSPHDFGSRLLLVVSIFCFNGVFGSGRGTKVAAISGLQGIESQKSSLLHHKGRRSGLFDVMSFGARADGQTDDTRAFRAAWKEACKSSGSVHLLIPKGTYLIGPIKFAGPCNNVSSLTFYLKGYLKATTDLSKYGFSAGWIEFRWVDGLTLTGGGTFDGQGAKAWPSNNCPTHSKCILLPTNLKFMAMNKTVVRGITSLNSKFFHMALVGCKNFKGNNINISAPANSPNTDGIHIERSSSVYFSGAHIGTGDDCISIGQGNSQVTISSVICGPGHGISVGSLGRYRNEGDVSGLVVRDCTMTGTSNGIRIKTWANSPGRSAATNMTFENIVMNNVTNPIIIDQAYCPFSSCTSMAPSGVKISDIYFKNIRGTSSSKVAVALECSKGMPCQNIYLEDVHLDLSSGEKHATSTCKNVKAKYIGTQIPPPCT; encoded by the exons ATGAGCCCTCATGACTTTGGTAGCAGATTGCTTTTGGTTGTTTCCATCTTTTGTTTCAATGGTGTTTTTGGCAGCGGGAGAGGGACAAAAGTAGCAGCAATTTCAGGTTTGCAAGGCATTGAATCGCAGAAAAGCAGCCTTTTACATCACAAAGGAAGGAGATCTGGTTTATTTGATGTCATGAGCTTTGGGGCTCGAGCAGATGGCCAGACTGACGATACTAGG GCCTTCAGAGCAGCATGGAAGGAGGCATGTAAGTCCTCAGGTTCAGTACATCTTCTGATACCAAAAGGGACATACTTGATTGGCCCCATCAAGTTTGCAGGCCCATGCAATAATGTATCATCTCTGACTTTTTATCTGAAG GGTTATTTGAAGGCTACAACAGACTTGTCAAAGTATGGATTCAGTGCTGGTTGGATTGAATTTAGATGGGTGGATGGGCTAACCTTGACCGGAGGTGGGACCTTTGATGGCCAAGGTGCCAAAGCCTGGCCTTCCAATAACTGCCCCACTCATTCCAAATGCATACTTCTTCCAACT AATTTGAAATTCATGGCCATGAATAAGACAGTTGTCAGAGGCATAACTTCGCTGAATAGCAAGTTCTTTCACATGGCTCTTGTGGGGTGCAAGAACTTCAAAGGCAATAACATCAACATTTCAGCCCCAGCAAACAGTCCTAACACTGATGGCATCCACATTGAGCGAAGCTCTAGTGTCTATTTTTCTGGAGCACACATAGGTACAGGTGATGACTGCATCTCAATCGGGCAAGGAAATTCTCAAGTCACTATCTCAAGCGTTATCTGTGGACCTGGTCACGGCATTAG CGTCGGAAGTTTGGGAAGATATCGGAACGAGGGAGATGTAAGCGGACTTGTGGTCAGAGATTGTACAATGACAGGCACCTCAAATGGCATTAGGATCAAGACATGGGCCAACTCTCCAGGAAGAAGTGCCGCCACCAACATGACATTTGAGAACATTGTCATGAATAATGTGACCAATCCCATTATAATAGATCAAGCATATTGTCCATTCTCCTCTTGCACTtcaatg GCACCATCTGGAGTGAAGATCAGTGACATATATTTTAAGAACATTAGAGGGACCTCATCGTCGAAGGTAGCAGTGGCATTGGAATGCAGCAAAGGGATGCCATGCCAGAATATTTACCTTGAAGATGTTCACTTGGACCTGTCATCAGGGGAGAAACATGCCACTTCCACTTGCAAAAATGTTAAAGCTAAATACATTGGCACCCAAATCCCTCCACCCTGTACTTAG
- the LOC132168230 gene encoding damage-control phosphatase At2g17340-like — protein sequence MAIRLPGITNAKNSLHPSDTFAKKAIPSFTYVPKGQNQKYFGRSSQYREASGRNTSFVCRSVFLYKEERGTRRNNMESASEMVAFPLLTTPIESNYRACTIPYRFPSDNPRKPTQTELAWIDLFLNSIPSFKKRAESDPTVRDANTKAEMFARRYSEMLEDFKKDPEAHGGPPDCTLMCRLREQILRELGFKDIFKKVKDEENAKAISLFAGVVRLNDAIEDGGKRIENLVRGVLAGNIFDLGSAQLAEVFSKDGMSFLASCQNLVPRPWVIDDLDNFKLKWSKKSWKKAIIFVDNSGADIILGILPFARELLRRGTKVVLAANDLPSINDVTYPELVDIISKLKDEHGQLMGVDTSNLLIANSGNDLPVIDLTRVSQELAYLASDADLVILEGMGRGIETNLYAQFKCDSLKIGMVKHSEVAQFLGGRLYDCVFKYNEVQSL from the exons ATGGCTATTCGTTTGCCTGGTATTACAAATGCTAAGAACAGTCTCCATCCATCAGACACATTTGCAAAGAAAGCAATTCCATCATTTACATATGTTCCAAAAGGCCAAAATCAGAAATATTTTGGCAGAAGTTCTCAATATCGCGAGGCTTCGGGTCGAAATACAAGCTTCGTGTGTCGCAGCGTTTTTCTCTAT AAAGAAGAAAGGGGGACACGGAGAAATAACATGGAGAGCGCGTCGGAAATGGTGGCATTTCCGCTCCTAACGACACCGATCGAGTCGAATTACAGAGCGTGCACCATTCCCTACCGGTTCCCCTCCGATAACCCCCGCAAGCCCACCCAGACGGAGCTTGCTTGGATCGACCTCTTCCTCAATTCCATTCCCTCTTTCAA GAAACGAGCAGAGAGTGATCCTACAGTTCGTGATGCTAATACTAAGGCTGAAATGTTCGCTCGGAG GTATTCTGAAATGCTTGAGGACTTCAAGAAAGATCCTGAGGCTCATGGAGGGCCACCTGATTGCACT CTTATGTGCAGACTTCGTGAGCAAATCCTTAGAGAATTAGGATTCAAGGATATATTCAAGAAAGTGAAG GATGAAGAGAATGCAAAGGCTATATCCCTATTTGCGGGTGTCGTTCGTCTTAATGATGCCATTGAAGATGGAGGCAAGCGTATAGAGAATCTGGTGAGAGGAGTATTGGCGGGAAACATATTCGATCTTGGTTCTGCACAG CTTGCAGAGGTTTTCTCAAAGGATGGAATGTCCTTTTTAGCTAGTTGTCAAAATCTTGTCCCTCGACCTTGGGTTATTGATGACTTGGACAATTTCAAACTGAAATGGAGCAAGAAATCTTGGAAGAAG GCTATCATTTTTGTTGATAATTCTGGTGCAGATATCATTTTGGGTATTTTGCCATTTGCAAGAGAATTACTACGACGTGGCACAAAG GTTGTTTTGGCAGCCAATGACTTGCCTTCTATAAATGATGTAACTTACCCTGAACTGGTTGACATTATATCAAAG CTGAAGGATGAACACGGGCAGCTTATGGGTGTTGATACTTCAAATCTTTTAATTGCCAATTCTGGCAATGATTTGCCG GTTATTGATCTTACAAGAGTTTCACAAGAGCTCGCCTATCTAGCAAGTGATGCAGACCTGGTTATCTTGGAAGGGATG GGTCGTGGAATAGAGACAAACCTTTATGCTCAATTTAAGTGTGATTCCCTCAAGATTGGGATG GTGAAACATTCAGAGGTCGCCCAGTTTCTTGGAGGACGGCTTTATGATTGTGTCTTTAAATACAATGAAGTTCAaagtttataa
- the LOC132168231 gene encoding cysteine protease XCP1, with the protein MAFSSYSKISLLAFSASLFVCFALAQDFSIVGYSPEHLTCIDKIIQLFESWLSKHGKTYRSMEEKLHRFEIFKENLKHIDQRNKEITSYWLGLNEFADMSHEEFKSKYLGLKSELPRRRESSKDFSYGDVVDLPKSVDWRKKGAVTPVKNQGSCGSCWAFSTVAAVEGINQIVTGNLTSLSEQELIDCDRSFNNGCNGGLMDYAFEFIMSSGGLHKEEDYPYLMEEGTCEEKREEMDLVTISGYEDVPQNDESFLKALAQQPLSIAIEASGQDFQFYSGGVFDGRCGTELDHGVTAVGYGSSKGSDYIIVKNSWGPKWGEKGYIRMKRNTGKPEGLCGINKMASYPTKKK; encoded by the exons ATGGCTTTCTCTTCGTATTCCAAGATCTCCCTTCTTGCCTTCTCTGCTTCTCTCTTCGTCTGTTTCGCTCTCGCTCAAGATTTTTCAATCGTGGGCTATTCCCCGGAGCACCTGACTTGCATTGACAAAATCATACAGCTGTTCGAATCGTGGCTTTCAAAGCACGGCAAAACTTACCGGAGCATGGAAGAGAAGCTGCACAGGTTTGAGATTTTCAAAGAAAACTTGAAGCATATTGATCAGAGGAATAAGGAGATCACTAGCTACTGGCTTGGGTTGAACGAGTTTGCAGACATGAGCCATGAGGAGTTCAAGAGCAAGTACTTGGGGTTGAAATCTGAGCTGCCTAGAAGAAGAGAGTCCTCTAAAGATTTCAGCTATGGAGATGTGGTGGATCTGCCCAAGTCTGTGGATTGGAGAAAGAAAGGAGCCGTTACTCCCGTCAAGAACCAAGGCTCATgtg GTAGTTGTTGGGCGTTTTCAACCGTTGCGGCTGTGGAGGGTATAAACCAGATAGTCACAGGGAATTTAACCTCATTGTCCGAGCAAGAGCTGATTGATTGTGACAGAAGTTTCAACAATGGCTGCAATGGAGGTCTCATGGATTATGCATTCGAGTTCATTATGTCCAGCGGAGGACTACACAAGGAGGAAGACTACCCATATCTAATGGAGGAAGGCACTTGTGAGGAGAAGAGG GAAGAAATGGACCTAGTAACTATAAGTGGTTACGAAGATGTGCCACAAAATGATGAAAGTTTTTTGAAGGCACTGGCTCAACAACCTCTTAGCATTGCTATTGAGGCCTCTGGTCAAGACTTCCAATTCTATAGCGGG GGGGTATTTGATGGGCGTTGTGGAACTGAGCTAGACCATGGAGTAACAGCTGTTGGATACGGTTCATCAAAGGGGTCAGATTACATTATTGTGAAGAATTCATGGGGACCAAAGTGGGGAGAGAAAGGTTACATAAGGATGAAGAGAAATACTGGAAAACCTGAAGGGCTTTGCGGTATCAACAAAATGGCTTCCTATCCCACCAAAAAGAAATGA
- the LOC132168232 gene encoding glutamyl-tRNA(Gln) amidotransferase subunit C, chloroplastic/mitochondrial, whose protein sequence is MMGSRAVCSRIGLWYRKGSSFGSSKVVIVGNNNKNELRRCSTTTARSSPGPPDVVRLAETARISLTPTEVEEFAPKIGQVIDWFGQLQDVDLDSIEPAIRADTEGNNLRDDIPETFENRGAMIAAVPSYEEPYIRVPKVLNKE, encoded by the exons ATGATGGGAAGCAGAGCAGTGTGCAGCAGAATAGGTTTATGGTACAGAAAAGGCAGCAGCTTCGGCTCCTCAAAAGTAGTTATTGTTGGCAACAACAACAAGAATGAGCTCCGACGCTGCTCAACGACCACAGCACGCTCATCCCCTGGACCTCCAGATGTGGTCCGTTTGGCTGAAACTGCTCGAATCTCTCTCACGCCAACTGAG GTTGAAGAATTTGCTCCCAAAATCGGACAAGTCATAGATTG GTTTGGACAACTTCAAGATGTTGATCTTGATAGCATTGAGCCTGCCATCAGAGCAG ATACTGAAGGCAACAATTTACGTGATGATATCCCTGAAACATTTGAGAATAG GGGGGCCATGATTGCTGCTGTTCCAAGCTATGAGGAACCATACATTAGAGTTCCCAAAGTCTTGAACAAGGAGTGA